Part of the Halobacteriovoraceae bacterium genome is shown below.
AATGATCGTGAATTACGAGCAGTTAAATCTTTAATAATCTATTTCTTGATTAAGGCCATGATCTTTTAAGTGAATTCTTTTAGAGTTTCTAACTGAAAATCTTCAAACGTTTGCTCATTATTTATTGCTTGTGCAAGTCTTGGAAATATGACAGTGAGAAGTAAATCAATTGTTTCATAATCAGTTACAATTTCATTATTAAATTTGAGAATTTGTTCCAAATATTCTTGAGCTTGAGATAGGTTTAGAGACTCACCGTCTTTCTCTAATTCAGCTATCTTTTTACTCATTTTATTTATAGAGTTTAGGTATTCTTTTTCTGCTGAATGACCTGTAGTAAGTATTATTCCCAAAAAACTTAACATAAATAATATTTTCAAAATATATCTCCCAAAATGATTTTGTAAATCCTATGAAAATGTGATTAGAGTTTTGCTGTAACATGCATAATGAACTATTGCATTAACTTTATCATTTTTGGAAAATGCTCACTTCAGATGATTGAACTTTAAATTACCGAAAATAAACAATGAACTAGAAACACTGACTTTATTTATGTAAAAATTTTATAACATGATAGCAGCTAAATATAAACTTAAGCAAAAACTTCTCTAGAAAGAACCATGAGATAATAATCTAAAGAACTTTCTTTTCCTCTAATTGGAATGACGTTGGCAAATCCTTTAAAAATAGGTTCGACCTCTTGGACAACAGAACTTTCTTGATCTTCACCATCTATTTTATCATCATTTTCAACCTCATTAGGTAAGGTCGAATTATCCTCAAACTGATTTTTAGATTCCCCCTCAGAATCTTCCATATCCAATCTAGGAATGATCACTTCTGCATTTTCAATTTTTGATCGTCGTTTAACCGCCAATTCAAAACTATGAATGATTGATTCAGGCATGAATTTATCTGTAAGAGGTTTACCCATTACATCTTCTGTGGAAACCTGTAATAAATCATAAAGAATATTATTCATATAAACGAGATTCCCATCTGCATTAGCAACCAGAACAGGTCTTTTAGTAAGGTTTGCTAAGGCATCAAATTTTCTACGTTCGATATTAATTCTATCAGTTCTAAGTTCATCAAAAACTTTGAAATTATGAATCATTTTGTTCATCTCTTCTGCGATTTCACCTATTTCATCATCCTGATTGTAAAAAATTGAAACGTCAAAATTACAATCTTGAAGCTCTCGAATTGCATCTTTGATCTTTTTAAAAGGTAGAGCAATAGATCCAGGGATTATCAAAGTAAAAAGTATGGTTGCTAAAAAAACGATAATGAGTGTAATCATCATATTTTTTTTGATCTCGGCAATAACATCTTTTATTTGGCCATCTCTTTCTGATGCTTGAGCGTATTGAATTTGTTGAAAATCCGAGAAGGCCTCAAGTATTTTATCCGCAAACTCTGATATTGAAGCTAGGCCGGCCCTGTCTCGGTTGTAATCGAGGGCCTTGGTAATAACTAACCTCAATGAATCCACATAGGAGAGCATTTGTCCCACAGTTTTTTTAGATTCTGGATCAACATAAAGAGAATCAACTGTTTGTAATTGCTTTGTAAAATCCTCACATAAATCGATAAGCTTTTTCTTAGTTGCTTCATCATTTTTAACCAAAAACTTCCTTGAGTTCTTAAGAATTGAAATTGCTGAAATTCTTATTTCGGTTGTCAAAGTTGAAACTCTATTAGACTTCATTGCAATAGACTCTATATCCCTATTTAAAGAGCCTAGAAAATTGTAGACAATAAATCCTACGATAAAAACAATAACGTTAGTTGTAACAAAACTGAATGTAACTCTATTTTTGAGCGATAAATTCAAAATTCACCTCAATTTTCTGCTAAATCAGAAAAAAGTCTATTAAAGTTTTTTTCTGATCCAACTAATACGACAATATCATCAGCATCTATTATGTCCATTGGCATAGGACAATCATTTATTTTTACTCTCCACGCCGCTTTTCCATCCTCGGTGATATAAGGAACGCGTTTTTGAAGAGCTACTATGTTGAGAGAATAATTCTGTCGAATTTTACTTTCAACTAAAGTTTTCCCTTCAAAATTTTTTCCTAACTTTAGCTCCACAATGGAATATCCTGCTGCAAAATTATATCTTTGTAAAACGTGAGGAGCTACAATTTTGGAAGCAATGATTTCTCCCATTTCTTCTTCAACTTTGATAATTTCAGATGCTCCAATTTCTTCGAGCACATGCTGGTGCATGATAGAGGTGGCACGTGCAATAACTCTACCAACTCCTAATTTTCTTAACATCGCAACGGCCATAATAGATATTTCAATATTATCACCTATGGCAACAACTGCAGTATCAACATCTGAAATATTTACTGAACGAAGTGAACGCTCTTCAGTTACATCTAGCTGGACAGCATGAGTTACTCGATCTTTAATACGCTCAACGAGGGCCATATCTTTATCTATGGCCACAACTTCAGCACCTTTATCAAAAAGAGTCATCGCTGTTTTTGCCCCAAATGTTCCAAGACCTATTACTGCTACAATCATATTTTAATACCTTAACATTATTATCTTATTCTCTAGATTATGAATCAATGCGACATTTTTTCCGCAGGTATTAACCAATCATAATCCTTCCCTCAGGATAACTATACATTCCAATCATTTTTTTCTCTTCGCCCAATGCCAGAACTAGTGTAAGTGGACCTATCCTACCTATAAACATAAGAATGGCAATGCCCAATTTTCCTGCAACCGTTAGATAAGGTGTAATACCCAAGCTTAATCCAACTGTACCAGAAGCACTTAGAACCTCAAAAAAAATGGTCAAAAAAGGTTGGTCTTTTTCAAACTTCATAAGAAGTAAAATGAAAAAACTAGTTATTAAAATGGATATAAACGTCAAGGCCGTTGCCCTTACGACAATCGGTGGAGGAATGACACGGTCAAAGAGATTAACTGATTTTCTCCCCTTTAGGGTTGAAATTATTGATTGTGTCAAAATCGCTAACGAAGTCGTCTTAACCCCGCCACCAGTTGAACCAGGACTCGCCCCTATAAACATAAAAAGGGTCATTCCGTAAAGTGTATAAGTGTTCAGATTGGTAAGAGGAACTGTGTTAAATCCTGCAGTTCTTAAAGTTACTGATTGAAAAACAGAGACCTGAATTTTTTCCCAGAGTGAGTACGAATCAAATGCGTTTAGAAACTCACCAAAAAATATCATAATTGTTCCACCTGCGGTGAGAGCAAAGCTAGTGATAAGAACAATTCTGGAGTGAAGTGAAAGTCTAACAAAACTTTTTCT
Proteins encoded:
- a CDS encoding TrkA family potassium uptake protein codes for the protein MIVAVIGLGTFGAKTAMTLFDKGAEVVAIDKDMALVERIKDRVTHAVQLDVTEERSLRSVNISDVDTAVVAIGDNIEISIMAVAMLRKLGVGRVIARATSIMHQHVLEEIGASEIIKVEEEMGEIIASKIVAPHVLQRYNFAAGYSIVELKLGKNFEGKTLVESKIRQNYSLNIVALQKRVPYITEDGKAAWRVKINDCPMPMDIIDADDIVVLVGSEKNFNRLFSDLAEN